A window of Enoplosus armatus isolate fEnoArm2 chromosome 3, fEnoArm2.hap1, whole genome shotgun sequence contains these coding sequences:
- the psmf1 gene encoding proteasome inhibitor PI31 subunit, which produces MAGLEVLYTCVSSSINCPQDAVVCFVHWEMIKSGYRCIGSGDEPRSTDKKSELLPADWSSNKELYSLRYKAIDSETQLLLKAIAVDSTLIFNLMNSSTQQVSDLTVNISDHVDADQLRTFDSVFKDADSLSEKVKTQLLPSRDRPTGQTAEKKSRREEEEEQRRRGEDNDPLRIPNRRPHQGTQPHWPGPMLPPFAAGGADLDPFGSRGGGGMIVDPLRSGYPRSGFDPSSGIPDILPPGAVPPGARFDPFGPVGRRRPGPDPDHMPPPGYDDMFM; this is translated from the exons ATGGCAGGCTTAGAGGTGTTATATACCTGTGTCAGTAGCAGTATTAACTGTCCACAGGACGccgttgtgtgttttgttcactGGGAAATGATAAAGAGTGGATACAGGTGTATCGGGTCTGGAGATGAG CCCCGCAGCACTGATAAGAAGTCAGAGTTGTTGCCTGCAGACTGGAGCAGCAACAAGGAATTGTACAGTCTGCGATATAAAGCCATCGACAGTGAAACCCAATTACTGCTCAAAGCCATCGCTGTCGACTCCACATTGATCTTCAACCTGATG aacTCCAGCACACAGCAGGTGTCAGACTTGACGGTGAACATCAGCGATCACGTGGATGCTGACCAGTTGCGCACATTTGACAG TGTGTTCAAGGAtgcagacagtttgtcagagaaGGTGAAGACTCAGCTGCTGCCCTCCCGGGACAGACCGACAGGACAGAcggcagagaagaagagtcggagggaggaggaggaggagcagagacgaagaggagaggacaacGACCCCCTCCGCATCCCCAACAGACGTCCTCACCAGGGAACACAGCCACACTG gccCGGCCCCATGCTTCCTCCGTttgcagctggaggagcagatcTGGACCCCTTTGG gtctcGCGGCGGTGGCGGGATGATAGTCGACCCGTTGAGGTCGGGTTATCCTCGCTCTGGTTTTGACCCATCTAGCGGCATACCAGACATCCTGCCTCCAGGAGCTGTTCCCCCGGGGGCTCGCTTCGACCCATTTGGACCAGTCGGACGACGCAGACcagg gccGGACCCAGACCACATGCCCCCGCCTGGCTATGATGACATGTTCATGTAG
- the pigu gene encoding phosphatidylinositol glycan anchor biosynthesis class U protein produces MAAPLTLLLILAVTIRAALYRSSLADVIAERVEVVSPLTAWKRVVEGLALLDLGVSPYSGDVFHETPLIIYLFHFLVDYAEITFMVTDVITAVALYMAVKDYNKQVFRKQKYALEADRYPLDCLELIRSPNEMYYIPLKVAMFYLLNPFTILSCVAKSTCGLNNSVIALFILSTIKGNVLLSAIFLSLATYQSIYPLTLCAPALLYLMQRQYIPVNLRRASFWWFIVQYAFMYLGSLFVIVGLSFFLLGSWDYLPSVYGFILSVPDLTPNIGLFWYFFAEMFEHFRLFFLCVFQINVFFYTIPLSIKLKEHPVFLIFMQLAVISIFKSYPTVGDIALYLAFLPVWSHLHRFLRNIFLVSCVLLACSALFPVLWHLWIYAGSANSNFYYAITLLFNVAQILLVSDYFYAFLRREHHLSYGLYLKRKDGSEATLVLK; encoded by the exons ATGGCGGCTCCCTTGACACTACTTTTGATTTTAGCCGTTACAATTCGTGCAGCTCTTTACAGATCCAGTTTAGCGGACGTAATTGCGGAGAGAGTGGAGGTTGTGTCTCCCCTGACCGCCTGGAAAAGAG ttgTTGAAGGTTTGGCTCTGCTTGACTTGGGAGTCTCACCGTACTCTGGAGATGTTTTCCATGAG acTCCTCTCATCATTTACCTCTTTCACTTTCTGGTGGACTACGCAGAGATAACATTTATGGTGA CAGATGTAATCACTGCTGTGGCTCTCTACATGGCAGTGAAGGACTACAACAAACAAGTG TTCAGAAAGCAGAAATATGCTTTGGAGGCAGACCGCTACCCCCTCGACTGTCTGGAGCTCATCAGAAGCCCCAATGAGATGTACTACATCCCGCTGAAAGTAGCCATGTT TTACCTGTTGAACCCGTTCACCATCCTGTCCTGCGTCGCCAAGTCGACCTGTGGTCTGAACAACTCTGTCATCgccctcttcatcctctctacAATAAAAG gaAATGTTTTGCTGAGTGCCATATTTCTGTCCTTGGCCACATATCAGTCCATCTATCCTCTGACTCTGTGCGCTCCAGCGCTGCTGTATTTGATGCAG CGTCAGTACATCCCGGTGAACTTGCGGCGTGCCAGCTTCTGGTGGTTCATCGTGCAGTATGCCTTCATGTACCTGGGCAGCCTGTTCGTCATCGTCGgtctctcctttttcctgcTCGGCTCGTGGGACTACCTGCCGTCTGTCTACGGCTTCAT tCTCTCAGTACCAGACCTGACCCCGAACATCGGCCTCTTCTGGTATTTCTTTGCGGAGATGTTTGAACACTTccgcctcttcttcctctgtgtcttccAGATCAACGTTTTCTTCTACACCATCCCTCTGTCCATCAAACTCAA GGAGCATCCAGTGTTTCTCATCTTCATGCAGTTAGCTGTGATCTCCATCTTTAAGTCTTACCCCACTGTGGGAGACATCGCTCTCTACCTggccttccttcctgtctggaGTCACCTGCACAGAT TCTTGAGGAACATCTTCCTGGTGTCCTGCGTCCTGCTGGCCTGTTCGGCTCTGTTCCCGGTTCTCTGGCACCTCTGGATCTACGCCGGCAGCGCCAACTCCAACTTCTACTACGCCATAACGCTGCTGTTCAACGTGGCACAG ATTCTGCTGGTGTCGGATTATTTCTACGCCTTCCTGAGGAGGGAACACCATCTCAGCTATGGACTGTATCTGAAGAGGAAAGATGGCTCCGAGGCTACACTAGTTCTGAAataa
- the mcm2 gene encoding DNA replication licensing factor MCM2, translating into MATSPSRASRRGDLTSSPGRDLPPFEDESEGLLGDGQLPGEEEEDGDGEELIGDGMERDYRAIPALDQYEAEGLDLDDEDLSELSPGARAAAEEAMRRRDREQGVSGRLRRGLLYDSEDEDDERPAARRRRLAERAAEGVADGEEEEMIESIENLEDMKGHTVREWVSMAAPRLEIYNRFKNFLRTHVDENGHNVFKEKISDMCKENKESLVVNYEDLAAREHVLAYFLPEAPTEMLKVFDEAAKEVVLAMYPKYDRIAHEIHVRICNLPLVEEIRSLRQLHLNQLIRTSGVVSSCTGVLPQLGMVKYNCNKCNFVLGPFFQSQNQEVKPGSCPECQSLGPFEINMEETVYQNYQRITIQESPGKVAAGRLPRSKDAILLADLVDSCKPGDEIELTGIYHNNYDGSLNMANGFPVFATVILANHVTRRDEGVAVAELTDEDVKAIVTLSKDERIGERIFASMAPSIYAHEDIKRALALSLFGGESKNPGGKHKVRGDINVLLCGDPGTAKSQFLKYVEKVASRAVFTTGQGASAVGLTAYVQRHPVSREWTLEAGALVLADRGVCLIDEFDKMNDADRTSIHEAMEQQSISISKAGIVTSLQARCTVIAASNPIGGRYDPSLTFAENVDLTEPIVSRFDVLCVVRDTVDPVQDEMLARFVVGSHIKHHPSNKELGVALEEVVLPNTSDVPPIPQELIRKYIIYAKERVHPKLNQMDQDKVARIYSELRKESMATGSIPITVRHIESMIRMAEAHAKMHLRDYVLEDDVNMAIRVMLESFIDTQKFSVMRSMRKTFARYLAFRRDNNELLLFILKQLVAEQVTYQRNRYGVQNDTIEIPEKDLHDKARQINIHNLSAFYDSDLFRSNKFSHDGKKKLILQQF; encoded by the exons ATGGCCACCAGCCCCAGCCGAGCCTCCAGGAGGGGAGACCTGACCTCCAGCCCCGGACGAGACCTGCCCCCGTTTGAGGATGAGTCGGAGGGGCTGCTGGGGGATGGACAGCTGCccggagaggaggaagaagatggagaCGGAGAGGAGCTGATCGGGGACGGGATGGAGAG ggATTACCGTGCGATCCCGGCGCTGGATCAGTATGAGGCCGAGGGATTGGACCTGGATGACGAGGATCTGTCGGAGCTGTCGCCTGGAGCTCGGGCCGCCGCCGAGGAGGCcatgaggaggagggacagggaGCAGGGCGTCAGCGGGCGGCTGAGAAGGGGGCTGCTCTACG ACAGCGAAGACGAGGACGACGAGCGGCCGGCGGCTCGGCGAAGGCGATTGGCTGAGCGGGCAGCAGAGGGCGTGGccgatggagaggaagaggagatgatcGAGAGCATCGAGAACTTGGAGGATATGAAG GGTCACACTGTGAGGGAGTGGGTGTCCATGGCGGCTCCCAGGCTGGAGATCTACAACCGCTTCAAGAACTTCCTGCGAACCCACGTCGACGAAAACGGCCACAACGTCTTCAAGGAGAAGATCAGCGACATGTGCAAAG AGAATAAGGAGAGTCTGGTTGTAAACTATGAAGACCTCGCAGCCAGAGAGCATGTCTTGGCCTACTTCCTACCAGAGGCTCCAACCGAGATGCTGAAG GTTTTTGATGAAGCGGCTAAAGAAGTGGTGCTGGCCATGTACCCGAAATACGACCGCATTGCCCACGAGATCCACGTCCGCATCTGCAACCTGCCGCTGGTGGAGGAGATCCGCTCACTCAg gcAGCTCCACCTGAACCAGCTGATCCGGACCAGCGGCGTGGTGAGCAGCTGCACCGGCGTCCTCCCTCAGCTCGGCATGGTCAAGTACAACTGTAACAAGTGTAACTTCGTGCTGGGACCCTTCTTCCAGTCCCAGAACCAGGAGGTGAAGCCGGGCTCCTGTCCTGAGTGTCAGTCCCTCGGCCCCTTCGAGATCAacatggaggag ACCGTGTACCAAAACTACCAGAGAATCACCATCCAGGAAAGCCCCGGTAAGGTAGCTGCCGGCCGCCTGCCTCGCTCTAAAGACGCCATCCTGCTGGCCGACCTGGTGGACAGCTGCAAGCCCGGAGACGAGATC GAACTGACGGGCATCTACCACAACAACTACGACGGCTCTCTGAACATGGCCAACGGCTTCCCGGTGTTTGCCACGGTGATCCTGGCCAATCACGTCACCCGCAGAGACGAGGGCGTCGCGGTGGCCGAGCTGACGGACGAAGACGTCAAGGCCATTGTCACCCTGTCGAAGGACGAACGCATcggagagagg ATCTTTGCCAGCATGGCGCCGTCCATCTACGCTCACGAGGACATCAAGAGAGCCCTGGCCCTGTCGCTGTTTGGCGGAGAGTCCAAAAATCCAG GTGGGAAACACAAAGTGCGTGGAGACAtcaatgtgctgctgtgtggagaCCCGGGAACCGCCAAGTCCCAGTTCCTCAA GTACGTGGAGAAGGTGGCGAGTCGTGCGGTGTTCACCACGGGGCAGGGGGCCTCGGCCGTCGGTTTGACCGCTTACGTCCAGAGACACCCGGTCAGCCGCGAGTGGACGCTGGAGGCCGGAGCGCTGGTGCTGGCCGACCGCGGCGTCTGCCTGATCGATGAGTTCGATAAG ATGAATGACGCAGACAGGACGAGTATCCACGAGGCCATGGAGCAGCAGAGCATCTCCATCTCCAAAGCCGGCATCGTCACATCACTGCAGGCCAGGTGCACCGTCATCGCTGCCTCTAATCCCATCG GCGGCAGGTACGACCCCTCCCTGACCTTTGCTGAGAACGTGGACCTGACGGAGCCCATCGTGTCCCGTTTCGATGTGCTGTGTGTCGTCCGAGACACTGTCGACCCCGTGCag GATGAGATGTTGGCACGCTTCGTGGTTGGCTCCCACATCAAACATCACCCTAGCAACAAGGAATTGGGCGTGGCCTTGGAGGAAGTGGTTCTGCCCAACACGTCTGACGTGCCGCCGATCCCCCAGGAGCTCATCAGGAAGTACATCATCTACGCCAAGGAGCGG GTCCATCCCAAACTGAACCAGATGGACCAGGACAAAGTGGCTCGCATCTACAGCGAACTCCGCAAAGAGTCGATG GCCACGGGCAGCATCCCCATCACGGTTCGTCATATCGAGTCTATGATCCGCATGGCGGAGGCTCACGCCAAGATGCACCTGAGGGACTACGTGCTGGAGGACGACGTCAACATGGCCATCAGGGTCATGCTGGAGAGCTTCATCGACACGCAGAAGTTCAGCGTCATGAGGAGCATGAGGAAG aCGTTTGCCCGCTACCTGGCCTTCCGCAGGGACAACAACgagctgctgctcttcatcctcAAGCAGCTGGTTGCCGAGCAGGTCACCTACCAAAGGAACCGATATGGAGTCCAGAACGACACCATCGAGATCCCAGAGAAAGACCTGCATGATAAG gcGAGACAGATCAACATCCACAACCTGTCGGCATTCTACGACAGCGACCTCTTCCGCTCCAACAAGTTCAGCCACGACGGGAAGAAGAAACTGATCCTTCAGCAGTTCTAA